A region of Vitis riparia cultivar Riparia Gloire de Montpellier isolate 1030 chromosome 12, EGFV_Vit.rip_1.0, whole genome shotgun sequence DNA encodes the following proteins:
- the LOC117926643 gene encoding 50S ribosomal protein L30 → MNAFKAFKACVPVAWSPNLYITLVRGIPGTRRLHRRTLEALRLRKCNRTVMRWNTPTVRGMLQQVKRLVVIETEEMYKARKLKETNHRALRPPLVINHVLPPPANDSS, encoded by the exons ATGAATGCGTTCAAGGCTTTTAAAGCATGTGTTCCGGTTGCATGGAGCCCTAATCTTTATATAACCTTGGTGAGGGGCATTCCAGGAACTAGGAGACTCCACAGGCGTACATTAGAGGCACTGCGCCTCCGAAAGTGCAACCGAACTGTCATGAGATGGAACACTCCTACTGTCAGGGGAATGCTTCAACAG gtAAAAAGATTAGTTGTTATTGAGACAGAAGAGATGTATAAGGCTCGCAAACTGAAGGAGACCAACCATCGAGCTCTACGCCCACCTTTGGTCATAAACCATGTCCTTCCCCCACCAGCAAATGATTCTTCTTAG